In one window of Haematobia irritans isolate KBUSLIRL unplaced genomic scaffold, ASM5000362v1 scaffold_13, whole genome shotgun sequence DNA:
- the LOC142242430 gene encoding uncharacterized protein LOC142242430 — translation MSEILNITEKPFSDEDIIKRDYHSYVPYIQSFKNNDEIRITIQNQDLYILPSESYIYIEGSLKNSSGIDVASARLRNNCVAYMFDEIRYEINGIEIDRTRYLGTTTKIKNFISLNSFDNNMMTNAGWNIDDDFTQNSFNFCIPLNRLLGFAEDYNKVICNAKHDLILLRSSNDNSVCYSIDDKEDIRLTITNIVWKVQHIQLSDYKKLSFLKTIKDGKSLPIAFRSWDCYFNPTFPGGTKHSWNVKLSANRERPRFIAFTFEKDNKFVHCNLTNIKVHLNSDTYPYDDLNLKFNQNRYAILYDMYAKFQQSFYMKEPQPLLSFSEFKENPIAVVDISNQNEATKSGPIDLKIQLETSTVIPANTVAYCLIIHDRLIEYIPLSGTVRKIL, via the coding sequence AtgtctgaaattttaaatataactgAAAAACCATTTTCCGATGAGGATATTATAAAAAGAGACTATCACAGCTATGTTCCTTACATacaatcctttaaaaacaatgATGAAATACGAATTACTATTCAAAACCAAGACTTATATATTTTACCATCggaaagttatatttatattgaaGGAAGCTTAAAAAATTCAAGTGGAATAGATGTTGCCAGCGCCAGATTGAGAAACAATTGTGTGGCATACATGTTTGATGAAATTCGATACGAAATTAATGGAATTGAAATTGATCGCACCCGATATCTTGGAACtacgacaaaaataaaaaattttatttcactaaattcaTTTGATAATAATATGATGACTAATGCTGGATGGAACATAGATGATGATTTTACTCAAAATTCTTTTAACTTTTGTATTCCTCTTAACCGATTACTAGGGTTTGCTGAGGACTATAATAAAGTAATTTGTAATGCGAAACATGATTTAATACTATTGCGTAGTTCGAATGATAATAGCGTCTGTTACTCAATAGATGATAAAGAAGACATTCGCTTAACGATAACCAATATTGTGTGGAAAGTTCAACATATACAATTATCTGACTATAAAAAGCTtagttttttgaaaacaattaaggATGGGAAATCACTACCAATTGCATTCCGAAGTTGGGATTGTTATTTTAACCCCACATTTCCAGGTGGAACCAAACACAGCTGGAATGTAAAACTTTCAGCAAATAGAGAAAGACCCAGGTTTATTGCATTTACATTTGAGAAAGATAATAAGTTTGTACACTGCAATCTTACAAATATTAAAGTGCACTTAAATTCAGATACTTATCCTTATgatgatttaaatttgaaattcaatCAAAACCGTTATGCTATACTATATGATATGTATGCAAAGTTccaacaaagtttttatatgaaagaaccTCAACCTCTGTTATCATTCAGTGAATTTAAGGAGAATCCCATAGCTGTTGTAGATATAAGCAATCAAAACGAAGCAACCAAAAGTGGCCCTATTGATTTGAAAATACAATTAGAAACCAGTACTGTAATCCCAGCAAATACTGTCGCATATTGTCTTATTATACACGATCGTTTAATAGAATATATACCCCTAAGTGGAactgttagaaaaattttataa